In Manis pentadactyla isolate mManPen7 chromosome 3, mManPen7.hap1, whole genome shotgun sequence, a single window of DNA contains:
- the SPAG8 gene encoding sperm-associated antigen 8 isoform X1, which translates to METTESTEESQSRSLDVQPNSDGLGFTSEPFTSDSGPRSALRAATRAAAAAAAASATTTTAKAAALATKTPAVYAEPSLLTAPSSNTLFGDPCTRPSLTHRIGHGRLGFEPVYVSCLARDPCTTHDISSSSGPGHGYGRDTCSDSGSGPGRGSGPDHGYGQGTGSDSGSGPGCGSGPGHGYGRGTGPDSASGPDHGFGQGTGSDSGPGPVPDSRPSPGCEHDPELSPYALSCCRNSRTDMIPNCVSWSHYSHWEPQKQPPWKFLQVSEPGARGLWKPHKVEGKCKILSETLPRGQCLLYNWEEERATNHLDQVPSMQDGSESFFFRHGHRGLLTMHLQSPMSFSTIQKDSYQPPGKHYQPVRGVKHERMGQNESISQTKKRRKNFWWDYGLSDGYKGKPSQFSFLFSSLFLLGLLLNQTPPFSTLCPPTGKREAMLEMLLHHQICKEVRSEQEPTRNHFEVESVTHHDYRKELVQAGPPAPTKPHDYCQEQPETFWIQRAPQLPGVSNIKTLDTPFRKNCSFSTPVPLSLGQPLSYEPETHSPQLGEISSLACQGGGGGRFNPV; encoded by the exons ATGGAGACCACCGAGTCCACGGAGGAATCGCAGTCGCG ATCTTTAGATGTACAGCCCAACTCCGATGGACTAGGGTTCACTTCAGAACCGTTTACTTCTGACAGTGGCCCTAGATCAGCTCTGAGAGCCGCAACTAGAGCAGCTGCCGCAGCTGCTGCAGCCTCTGCAACCACCACCACCGCCAAAGCAGCTGCATTAGCTACAAAGACCCCAGCTGTCTACGCTGAGCCAAGCCTCCTCACGGCGCCCTCCTCTAACACACTTTTTGGGGATCCCTGCACCAGACCCAGCCTTACCCACAGGATAGGCCATGGGAGACTTGGCTTTGAGCCTGTCTATGTTTCCTGTCTTGCTCGGGATCCCTGTACTACACATGACATTAGCTCCAGCTCTGGCCCTGGCCATGGTTATGGTCGAGACACCTGTTCTGATTCTGGCTCTGGCCCTGGCCGTGGCTCTGGTCCTGACCATGGTTATGGTCAAGGCACCGGTTCTGATTCTGGCTCTGGCCCTGGCTGTGGCTCTGGTCCTGGCCATGGTTATGGTCGAGGCACTGGTCCTGATTCTGCCTCTGGTCCTGACCATGGTTTTGGTCAAGGCACTGGCTCTGATTCTGGCCCTGGACCTGTCCCTGACTCTAGGCCTAGTCCAGGCTGTGAACATGACCCTGAGCTCAGCCCCTATGCTCTTTCATGCTGCAGAAACTCCAGGACAGATATGATTCCTAATTGTGTCTCTTGGAGTCACTACAGTCACTGGGAACCTCAAAAACAACCACCCTGGAAATTTTTACAAGTCTCAGAACCTGGTGCCCGGGGGCTATGGAAGCCCCACAAGGTTGAGGGGAAGTGTAAGATTCTCAGTGAAACATTGCCACGTGGCCAGTGCCTTCTCTACAACTGGGAGGAAGAG AGAGCCACCAACCACCTGGATCAAGTTCCAAGCATGCAAGATGGCTCTGAGAGTTTCTTCTTCCGCCATGGACACCGGGGACTGCTGACCATGCACCTACAGTCACCCATGTCTTTTAGCACCATCCAGAAAGATTCATACCAGCCCCCAGGAAAGCATTATCAGCCAGTTCGAGGTGTGAAGCATGAGAGAATGGGCCAGAATGAATCCATTAGTCagacaaaaaagagaagaaagaattttTGGTGGGACTATGGATTGTCTGATGGGTATAAGGGCAAACCCTCacaattttccttccttttctcaagTTTGTTTCTTCTGGGCCTGCTTCTTAACCAGACTCCTCCATTCTCCACTCTCTGCCCTCCCACAGGGAAGCGTGAAGCCATGCTGGAGATGCTCCTGCACCACCAGATCTG TAAAGAGGTGCGGTCAGAGCAGGAACCCACAAGGAATCACTTTGAGGTTGAGTCTGTGACACACCATGACTACCGAAAGGAGCTGGTGCAAGCAGGACCTCCTGCCCCAACAAAG CCTCATGACTACTGTCAGGAGCAGCCTGAAACCTTCTGGATACAGAGGGCACCACAGCTACCG GGTGTCAGTAACATCAA